In a single window of the Papaver somniferum cultivar HN1 chromosome 8, ASM357369v1, whole genome shotgun sequence genome:
- the LOC113306072 gene encoding uncharacterized protein LOC113306072, with protein MLIFSWNCRGLSNISTVRNLKAFLRSCNPQLAFLTETLIGELNSHNFYNSFGFDNFKCIPAIGRSGGSVILWNNDISLEVISADKNVIHCRIRQTLGQNWNLLCVYGPSEHYLRNNFWKHGGSQKLNTANKEFKNFISDRRLIDLGFVGATFTWSNGVVVDNPIFERLDMALCTTEWLLMFPYNGVLHLPRVSSDHAPIIINIHRTNKRKRKFSYKFEYYWVDNPEFNDVVHRAWTSRNGNTLIKINEVGMELSKWSIKSLAIYSELQKMQRMSCCKFNVKPISGTP; from the exons ATGTTAATCTTCTCATGGAACTGTCGAGGATTGAGTAACATCTCGACAGTCCGTAATCTCAAGGCGTTTCTTAGGTCCTGCAATCCCCAACTTGCCTTTCTTACTGAAACTCTAATTGGTGAGTTAAATTCTCATAATTTCTATAATTCGTTTGGTTTTGATAATTTTAAATGTATCCCGGCAATTGGTAGAAGTGGTGGCAGTGTGATTCTATGGAACAATGACATTAGTTTGGAAGTCATAAGTGCTGATAAAAATGTTATTCATTGTCGTATTAGACAAACTCTTGGGCAAAACTGGAATTTGTTGTGTGTTTATGGTCCATCAGAGCATTATTTGAGGAACAATTTTTGG AAGCATGGAGGTAGTCAGAAGCTGAACACCGCTAATAAGGAGTTCAAGAACTTTATTAGTGATAGAAGGTTGATTGATTTGGGTTTTGTTGGAGCAACTTTTACTTGGTCTAATGGAGTTGTGGTTGATAATCCTATTTTTGAAAGACTGGACATGGCTCTTTGTACTACTGAATGGTTGCTTATGTTTCCGTACAATGGTGTTTTGCACCTTCCTAGAGTGAGTAGTGATCATGCTCCCATTATAATTAACATTCATAGAACTAATAAGAGGAAAAGGAAGTTCTCGTATAAATTTGAGTACTATTGGGTGGATAATCCTGAGTTCAATGATGTTGTTCATAGGGCTTGGACTTCTAGAAATGGAAATACTTTGATAAAGATAAATGAGGTTGGTATGGAGCTAAGTAAATGGAGCATAAAGAGTTTGGCAATATATTCAGAGCTACAGAAGATGCAAAGAATGAGCTGTTGCAAGTTCAATGTGAAGCCCATATCAGGGACACCATAA